A genomic stretch from Clavelina lepadiformis chromosome 5, kaClaLepa1.1, whole genome shotgun sequence includes:
- the LOC143459734 gene encoding sialate:O-sulfotransferase 1-like, protein MGFKRKTAARKKESALVMHHKYPLSTSSPTSNEMFSSSISIGNERTFMMGTGQSWTSSAQVMQQETYELRCKVRYLGCFCEKKPEKFFKKQSIYLMDNKNPKDCFKICSQKHSKLVARTPIKCICGNMLIQYKALSPSNKCKNNILTNPKVTCARNDVAAEIYLITKFCENETLTMESISSNFIGLFKEPSNFHETTISEPISDDSELTPVWCYLYCERKEQTLSMVTAAKKCHCGHTTDQFRLNNTLESKSNPVIRSDTVAVWRTAAQDFRCDLRIFLPPQTSETIFLRSVPGSGNTWLRHLIESATGVFTGSVYHDQVLASGGFLGELDNTSSGRTSVIKAHAAGNSNSKNIVLIRNPFDAILAEYTRRRSHSHTGLGNIKIFDKPDWTQSVKSLAKNWLSRNIAYLKSGKISLLLVVYYEDVKQDHVRELRRIVDFTGFKVNKLEERLLCLQLESTGLFKRPPRKDGFNPYSRDQIKLINDTIATLRSYIEKDAKSLPPLPNYEKQL, encoded by the exons ATGGGATTTAAACGGAAAACAGCGGCTCGTAAAAAAGAATCTGCACTAGTCATGCACCACAAATATCCTCTTTCAACATCATCGCCAACATCAAATGAGATGTTTTCATCTTCAATATCCATCGGGAATGAAAGAACGTTCATGATGGGAACTGGACAAAGTTGGACCTCGTCAGCTCAAGTGATGCAACAGGAAACGTACGAATTGAGATGCAAAG TGCGTTATTTGGGCTGCTTTTGTGAGAAGAAAccagaaaagttttttaaaaagcaatcgATTTATTTGATGGACAACAAAAATCCAAAAGATTGTTTCAAGATTTGTTctcaaaa GCACTCAAAACTTGTAGCAAGGACACCAATAAAATGTATTTGTGGAAATATGCTTATTCAGTATAAAGCCCTAAGCCCTAGCAACAAGTGTAAAAACAATATCTTGACTAATCCAAAAGTAACCTGTGCCAGAAACGATGTAGCAGCCGAAATTTATCTTATAACAAAATTCTGTGAGAACg AAACCTTAACCATGGAAAGCATCTCAAGCAACTTTATCGGTCTTTTCAAGGAGCCTTCAAATTTTCATGAAACAACAATATCTGAGCCTATTTCTGACGATTCAGAGCTCACACCAGTTTGGTGTTATTTGTATTGTGAGAGAAAGGAGCAAACCTTGTCGATGGTAACCGCTGCAAAGAAGTGTCACTGCGGGCATACTACTGACCA ATTTCGACTCAACAATACACTGGAGTCAAAATCAAATCCAGTTATTAGATCTGACACGGTGGCAGTATGGCGCACTGCAGCGCAAGATTTCCGTTGTGATCTCCGGATATTTCTACCTCCACAAACGTCGGAAACAATTTTTCTTCGCAGTGTTCCGGGCTCTGGAAATACGTGGTTGAGACATTTAATTGAAAGCGCAACTGGTGTATTTACAGGGAGTGTTTACCACGACCAAGTTTTGGCTTCGGGAG GGTTTCTTGGAGAACTTGATAACACTTCTAGTGGAAGAACTTCAGTTATCAAAGCTCACGCTGCTGGAAACAGCAATTCCAAGAACATCGTCTTAATTCGAAACCCGTTTGATGCTATTCTTGCTGAGTACACCAGGCGACGCTCCCATTCACATACAGGACTAGGAAACATCAAGATATTTGACAAACCAG ATTGGACGCAAAGTGTCAAAAGTTTGGCCAAAAACTGGTTATCACGAAATATTGCTTACTTAAAAAGTGGGAAGATTTCCCTTCTCCTTGTGGTCTATTACGAAGATGTTAAACAAGATCATGTCAGAGAATTACGACGGATCGTGGACTTCACTGGATTCAAGGTAAACAAATTGGAAGAACGTTTGCTCTGCTTGCAACTGGAGAGCACCGGATTGTTCAAGAGGCCGCCAAGGAAAGATGGTTTCAATCCCTACTCAAGAGaccaaattaaattaattaacgATACCATTGCAACTCTGAGGAGTTACATTGAAAAGGACGCAAAATCTCTACCTCCGCTCCCAAACTACGAAAAACAACTCTAA